In the Flavisolibacter tropicus genome, one interval contains:
- a CDS encoding RNA polymerase sigma factor, which yields MSFLKNISSPLTDAELVQQYKQSTDLQVLGTLYQRYMDLVYGVCLKYLKEPEDAKDAVINLFEELVSKVQKHEIENFRSWLYQVSKNHCLMRLRSAQKTILVKMDTGLMQSEENVHLDGVFEKEESFKQLEYCLERLISEQRQVIELFYLQGKCYNEIADQTGIEWNKVRSFIQNGRRNLKLCMEKRSLETTLKNETSGS from the coding sequence TTGTCTTTTCTCAAAAACATATCGTCTCCATTAACCGATGCTGAATTGGTGCAGCAGTATAAGCAGTCGACCGACCTGCAAGTGCTGGGCACCTTGTACCAGCGCTATATGGACCTGGTATATGGTGTATGTTTAAAATACCTGAAAGAGCCTGAGGATGCAAAAGATGCCGTGATCAACCTGTTTGAGGAGCTGGTAAGCAAGGTGCAGAAGCATGAAATTGAGAATTTTAGAAGCTGGCTGTACCAGGTGTCCAAAAACCACTGCCTGATGCGTCTGCGCAGTGCCCAGAAAACGATTTTGGTTAAAATGGATACTGGGCTTATGCAATCGGAAGAAAATGTGCATCTTGACGGTGTATTTGAGAAAGAGGAGAGTTTTAAACAACTGGAGTATTGCCTGGAGCGATTGATCAGTGAGCAACGCCAGGTCATTGAGTTGTTTTACCTGCAGGGCAAGTGCTATAATGAAATAGCCGACCAAACAGGCATTGAATGGAATAAGGTAAGAAGCTTTATACAGAATGGACGGCGCAATTTAAAGCTGTGCATGGAAAAAAGAAGTTTAGAAACCACTTTAAAAAATGAAACAAGCGGATCATAA
- a CDS encoding vWA domain-containing protein translates to MRKVFLLLAPVILMFLAFRTIADQTISGTVTDANGNGISNVTVQVKGTKTATTTDAKGQFSITYTNVKAVLVFSAVGYESVEKAVKGQTSLNITLNASQQNLQEVVVTAYGTKRMRKATFSAPYANSQVVQGGAAGVQIRGVNSIYGYNGERELNTEDYDHIAENGFHKVSDDPLSTFSIDVDAASYSNVRRFLNNGQLPPAGAVRIEEMINYFRYNYTAPTGKQPFSITTEMAACPWNTKNKLVMIGLQGKKIPMENLPASNLVFLIDVSGSMQGPERLGLVQSSMKLLVDQLREEDRISIVVYAGAAGMVLSPTSGANKGKIKDAINQLQAGGSTAGGEGIKLAYKVAKENFRKDGNNRVILCTDGDFNVGASSDDELERLVEKERESGVFLTVLGYGMGNYKDNKMQKLADKGNGNHAYIDGIGEAKKVLVSEFGGTLFTIAKDVKLQVEFNPAKVAGYRLIGYENRMLNKEDFNDDKKDAGELGSGHTVTALYEVIPAGVESEFLKDVDPLKYQNVKATTNTSKDILTVKFRYKQPDGNKSELIEQPVIDQSIAFDKTSDNFRFATAVASFGMLLRNSEFKGTSGYAQVLNIAKAAKGTDAEGYRAEFVKLVRKAAELSKAKVEEEEDVVVNE, encoded by the coding sequence ATGAGAAAAGTATTCCTGCTTTTAGCTCCTGTGATCTTGATGTTTTTGGCATTTCGTACTATAGCAGACCAAACTATATCGGGTACTGTTACTGACGCCAACGGCAATGGTATATCCAATGTGACGGTACAAGTGAAAGGAACCAAAACGGCCACAACAACAGATGCAAAAGGTCAATTCTCAATAACCTATACCAATGTTAAGGCAGTATTGGTGTTTTCAGCAGTAGGGTACGAATCGGTGGAGAAGGCGGTAAAAGGACAAACGAGTTTGAACATAACATTGAACGCTAGTCAGCAAAACTTGCAGGAAGTAGTAGTAACAGCCTATGGTACAAAGCGAATGCGAAAAGCAACGTTTTCAGCACCTTATGCCAATTCACAAGTTGTGCAAGGAGGAGCGGCAGGTGTACAAATAAGAGGCGTTAATAGCATTTATGGCTATAATGGGGAGAGAGAACTTAATACGGAAGATTATGATCATATAGCTGAAAATGGCTTTCATAAAGTAAGCGATGATCCACTATCTACCTTCTCCATAGATGTAGATGCCGCTTCTTATAGCAATGTGCGTCGCTTTTTAAACAATGGTCAACTGCCACCAGCAGGTGCTGTACGCATAGAGGAGATGATCAATTACTTCCGCTATAACTATACAGCGCCTACTGGCAAGCAACCTTTCTCTATTACTACAGAAATGGCGGCCTGTCCATGGAATACCAAAAACAAACTGGTGATGATTGGCCTGCAAGGCAAAAAGATTCCCATGGAGAATCTGCCCGCTTCTAACCTGGTATTCCTGATCGATGTATCGGGCTCTATGCAAGGCCCTGAGCGCCTGGGGTTAGTGCAGTCTTCCATGAAACTGTTAGTGGATCAATTGCGTGAAGAAGACCGTATCTCTATTGTCGTATATGCAGGTGCAGCTGGCATGGTACTGTCGCCCACCAGCGGTGCCAATAAAGGCAAGATCAAAGATGCGATCAATCAACTGCAGGCAGGTGGTTCCACTGCTGGTGGCGAGGGCATAAAGCTGGCCTATAAAGTGGCAAAAGAGAACTTTAGAAAGGATGGCAATAACCGCGTGATCTTGTGTACTGATGGCGACTTTAATGTAGGTGCCAGCAGCGACGATGAACTGGAGCGCCTGGTAGAAAAAGAGCGGGAGAGTGGTGTGTTCCTGACGGTGTTAGGCTATGGTATGGGTAATTATAAAGACAACAAGATGCAGAAGCTGGCCGATAAGGGTAATGGTAACCATGCTTATATCGATGGCATTGGTGAAGCCAAAAAAGTATTGGTGAGCGAGTTTGGCGGTACACTGTTTACCATTGCCAAAGATGTAAAGCTGCAGGTAGAATTTAATCCTGCTAAAGTTGCTGGCTATAGACTGATTGGTTATGAAAACCGTATGCTGAATAAAGAAGATTTTAATGACGATAAAAAAGATGCGGGTGAGTTAGGCAGTGGCCACACCGTTACCGCACTGTATGAAGTAATACCTGCAGGAGTGGAAAGCGAGTTCTTAAAAGATGTTGATCCACTGAAGTACCAGAATGTAAAAGCAACAACCAATACAAGCAAGGATATTCTAACTGTGAAGTTTCGATACAAACAACCCGATGGTAATAAAAGTGAATTAATAGAACAACCTGTAATCGACCAATCCATTGCCTTTGACAAGACATCCGATAATTTCCGCTTTGCTACAGCAGTAGCCAGCTTTGGTATGTTACTGCGCAACTCTGAGTTTAAAGGTACTAGCGGTTATGCGCAAGTGTTAAACATAGCCAAAGCAGCCAAAGGTACAGATGCGGAAGGGTATAGAGCTGAATTTGTAAAGCTGGTGCGTAAGGCCGCAGAATTATCAAAAGCGAAAGTAGAGGAGGAAGAGGATGTGGTGGTGAATGAGTAA
- a CDS encoding rhodanese-like domain-containing protein: MKLVPASTIHFEEIAPSTICSYIASHPDAILLDVRTNGEYEGTANPNYGTLKGAINIPIQELSQRLSELDKYKDKEILVYCSHSHRSPQAAYLLTQNGFIKVVNMAGGMSVVQDTTCKK; the protein is encoded by the coding sequence ATGAAGTTGGTGCCTGCTTCAACCATACATTTTGAAGAAATTGCTCCCTCTACTATTTGCAGCTACATAGCAAGCCACCCAGATGCAATCTTGCTGGATGTAAGAACCAATGGAGAATACGAAGGCACAGCCAATCCAAATTACGGTACCTTAAAAGGTGCTATAAATATTCCCATACAAGAACTTTCTCAACGACTTTCAGAACTGGATAAGTACAAAGACAAAGAGATCCTGGTATATTGCTCTCACAGTCACCGGAGTCCACAAGCCGCCTATTTGCTAACACAAAATGGCTTTATTAAGGTAGTGAATATGGCAGGAGGGATGAGTGTGGTACAAGATACTACCTGTAAGAAATAA
- a CDS encoding IS4 family transposase, translating to MTAAALLKLLPARCLRALAVTTQVDHQVKKLSGEIMFKLILFSMLNSEKLSLRVMESFLASASFKSFAHSETLHSRYNSIRDRICTMRAAYFEKLFATVSALYTKVLGEEKALTRVDSTYVALSARLLAGGLQNGPNLTKGHTKYSVALKGSLPASVKVYTQSTFISEDKALAALIDEAAYLKDGVVVFDRGLQLRDAFDRFTTAGKGFVGRTKTNIYFQLKRCRPLPRAPRQSSVKVYGDEEGFLYKRKGKTTQYTYRVIKATLTQNGEALWLITNLMEENPYTLAEWYRRRWDIEVFFRFIKQHLSAAHLVSRTENGIQVMIYMTLIVAALVIAYKKLNHISSYKIARLQFEIELENQIIKTIVTLCGGDPRKAAPLWNSS from the coding sequence ATGACAGCTGCTGCTTTGCTAAAGCTCCTGCCGGCGCGCTGCCTGAGGGCTTTAGCCGTTACCACCCAGGTGGACCACCAGGTCAAAAAACTCTCCGGCGAGATCATGTTCAAGCTGATCTTGTTTTCGATGCTCAACTCCGAAAAGCTTTCCCTGCGGGTGATGGAAAGTTTTCTAGCGTCCGCCTCCTTTAAGTCCTTTGCCCACAGTGAAACCCTGCACAGCCGCTACAATTCCATCCGTGACCGCATCTGCACCATGCGGGCTGCCTATTTTGAAAAACTGTTTGCCACCGTGTCCGCCCTCTACACCAAAGTGCTCGGGGAAGAAAAAGCTCTTACCCGGGTCGATAGCACCTATGTGGCGCTGTCGGCCCGCCTGTTGGCCGGGGGGCTGCAAAACGGCCCCAACCTCACCAAGGGGCACACCAAGTACAGCGTGGCTTTAAAGGGCTCCCTACCCGCCTCGGTCAAGGTGTATACCCAGTCTACCTTCATCAGTGAAGACAAGGCGCTGGCCGCCCTCATTGATGAAGCGGCGTACTTAAAAGACGGTGTGGTGGTCTTTGACCGGGGCCTGCAGTTGCGCGACGCTTTTGACCGGTTTACCACGGCCGGCAAGGGGTTTGTGGGCCGCACCAAGACCAATATTTATTTTCAGTTGAAGCGCTGCCGCCCCTTGCCACGAGCGCCCCGCCAATCTTCGGTTAAGGTATACGGTGATGAAGAGGGCTTTCTCTATAAACGAAAAGGCAAAACCACCCAGTATACGTACCGGGTTATCAAAGCTACGCTGACCCAAAACGGCGAAGCGCTGTGGCTGATCACGAACCTGATGGAGGAAAACCCGTACACCCTGGCCGAATGGTACCGCAGGCGCTGGGACATTGAAGTCTTCTTTCGATTTATCAAGCAACACCTCAGTGCCGCCCACCTGGTCAGTCGCACAGAAAACGGCATCCAGGTCATGATCTACATGACCTTAATTGTAGCGGCCCTGGTCATCGCCTACAAGAAACTCAATCACATTAGCAGCTATAAGATTGCCCGACTGCAATTTGAAATTGAACTGGAAAACCAAATCATTAAAACCATTGTAACCCTGTGTGGTGGTGATCCCCGTAAAGCCGCTCCGCTTTGGAACTCCAGCTAA
- a CDS encoding IS110 family transposase, translated as MDLLKYGIGIDMAMDSFDVCLSVIDRQQHVIIQARSSFSNDKTGFDRFDAWCTKHKKLPLPTVYLMEATGVYYEQLAWYLHTKAYDLSVVLPNKARKYKESLGLNSKTDRIDAKGLAQMACEQQCSRWQPLSANIYRLRLVTRQIQNLTEQAIALSNQLHALQHGMFRDKDLEKMLQKQLVVLKKNKASLKTKVQALIDADPALKQKFEKIGSIKGLGCQSLAVIVAETNGFAAFESAGQLVSYAGYDVVANDSGKRVGKTKISKKGNSRIRRCLHFPAFNMIKYEVGVFKNLYQRVYERSKLKMKAYTAVQKKLLMIIYALWKNNEAFIDKIPGPALGDTAAAPSVALVGQGTKN; from the coding sequence ATGGATTTATTGAAGTATGGTATTGGTATAGACATGGCCATGGACAGCTTTGATGTTTGTTTAAGTGTAATTGACCGCCAGCAGCACGTTATCATTCAAGCACGCAGCAGTTTTAGTAATGACAAAACAGGGTTTGATCGTTTCGATGCCTGGTGTACGAAACACAAGAAGCTCCCTTTGCCGACGGTTTATTTAATGGAAGCAACGGGGGTCTATTATGAGCAGCTGGCCTGGTACCTGCACACCAAAGCATACGATCTCTCCGTTGTGCTTCCCAACAAAGCCCGGAAATATAAAGAGTCGCTGGGCCTGAACTCAAAAACCGATCGTATTGATGCCAAAGGCCTTGCCCAAATGGCCTGCGAACAACAGTGCAGCCGGTGGCAACCCTTATCGGCCAACATTTACCGGCTGCGATTGGTGACCCGGCAGATTCAAAACCTTACCGAGCAAGCCATCGCGCTGTCCAATCAGTTGCACGCCCTGCAGCATGGCATGTTCCGCGATAAAGACCTGGAGAAGATGCTGCAAAAGCAACTAGTGGTTCTAAAAAAGAACAAAGCGTCACTTAAAACAAAAGTGCAGGCACTTATCGATGCTGATCCGGCCTTAAAACAAAAATTTGAAAAGATCGGGAGCATCAAAGGACTGGGCTGCCAAAGCCTGGCCGTAATTGTAGCAGAGACCAATGGTTTTGCGGCTTTTGAAAGTGCGGGGCAACTGGTCAGTTATGCAGGCTATGATGTAGTGGCCAACGACTCCGGTAAGCGGGTAGGTAAAACAAAAATATCCAAGAAGGGCAATAGCCGGATCCGGAGGTGCTTGCATTTTCCGGCTTTTAATATGATTAAATATGAAGTGGGTGTTTTTAAAAACCTCTATCAAAGGGTGTATGAAAGAAGTAAGCTGAAAATGAAAGCGTATACAGCGGTACAGAAAAAACTGCTTATGATCATCTATGCACTTTGGAAAAACAACGAAGCTTTTATCGATAAGATACCGGGGCCAGCATTAGGCGATACAGCCGCAGCGCCTTCGGTGGCATTGGTTGGGCAAGGGACAAAAAATTAG
- a CDS encoding REP-associated tyrosine transposase: MSRKYKFRDNDQLYFVSFAVVGWIDLFIRTEYKDILLKSFQYCREHKGLELYAYCIMTSHVHLIIGSQKEPMANIMRDLKRHTSEQLHKAIQQHPGESRKEWMLQLLQQAGSQNSNNRGFQLWRQDNRPIELRDAHRLYQKLNYIHRNPVAAGFVEKEEDWLYSSARNYFGLKGLIEVTLLEPQVVTVT; this comes from the coding sequence ATGAGCCGTAAGTACAAGTTCCGGGACAACGACCAGCTCTATTTTGTCTCTTTTGCCGTGGTGGGCTGGATCGATTTGTTTATCCGCACCGAATACAAAGACATCCTGCTCAAAAGCTTCCAGTACTGCAGGGAGCATAAAGGCCTGGAGTTGTATGCCTACTGCATTATGACCTCGCACGTGCACCTGATCATCGGCTCTCAGAAAGAACCCATGGCGAACATCATGCGCGATTTAAAGCGGCATACCTCCGAGCAGCTGCATAAAGCCATTCAGCAACACCCGGGCGAAAGCCGGAAAGAGTGGATGCTGCAGCTGCTGCAGCAGGCCGGAAGCCAGAATTCCAACAACCGCGGGTTTCAGCTTTGGCGGCAGGACAACCGGCCTATTGAGTTGCGGGATGCCCATCGGTTGTACCAAAAGTTGAACTATATTCACCGCAACCCGGTAGCGGCTGGTTTTGTGGAAAAGGAAGAAGACTGGTTGTACAGCAGTGCCCGGAATTACTTTGGGTTGAAAGGTTTGATAGAGGTTACTCTCTTAGAGCCGCAAGTAGTAACCGTTACGTAG
- a CDS encoding RidA family protein, with amino-acid sequence MVRIALFGLLIGSSILNSCNNADNTKSTAESERKNTDTLAYFNLRPALEKEYGYTHAVKIGDDLKISGAVSMNESGVIVAPGDMEQQMKNCYSDLETILQHYGYTFDDVVVENIYTTNMADFIKVSGFRNTIYKKQFPTGTWLEVKGLAVSGQLIEIDMEAHKTK; translated from the coding sequence ATGGTAAGGATTGCTTTATTTGGCCTTTTAATTGGCTCTTCAATTCTTAATAGCTGCAACAACGCTGACAATACGAAATCAACAGCAGAAAGTGAAAGAAAGAATACAGACACACTTGCGTATTTTAACCTGCGTCCGGCATTGGAAAAGGAGTATGGCTATACGCATGCTGTAAAAATTGGAGACGATCTTAAAATTTCCGGAGCAGTTAGCATGAATGAATCAGGAGTCATTGTTGCGCCGGGCGACATGGAACAACAGATGAAAAATTGCTACAGCGATTTAGAAACGATCTTACAACATTATGGATACACGTTTGACGATGTCGTGGTGGAAAATATCTACACAACTAATATGGCCGATTTTATAAAGGTTTCTGGCTTTCGTAACACTATTTATAAAAAGCAATTTCCGACAGGTACCTGGCTTGAAGTTAAAGGATTGGCAGTATCGGGGCAGCTGATTGAGATTGATATGGAGGCCCACAAGACGAAATAG
- a CDS encoding T9SS type A sorting domain-containing protein, giving the protein MHKFTLSIPTPCHENWDQMTPVEKGRFCASCQKTVIDFTNMTDQQLAAYFKKPTGSVCGRFVKDQLERNITVPTKRIPWLRYFFQFTLPAFLFSLKATGQKVERVEKISIVHSKTDSPINKLSQEVTRDKLQYDTVRNDMALTSALQGIAGGVMVIHNPKRTKKAIPLISNAKQDTAFNQFSVYPNPARSNGTVTIDCKKLARGAYSMQIVAIEGRPVYTKQLELEQKGGLLRTELPALTPGQYVITLTSIDSKKVFTEKIQVL; this is encoded by the coding sequence ATGCACAAGTTTACACTTTCTATTCCTACGCCTTGCCACGAAAATTGGGATCAAATGACACCGGTTGAAAAGGGACGGTTTTGTGCCTCTTGCCAGAAGACAGTGATTGACTTTACTAATATGACCGATCAGCAACTGGCTGCCTATTTTAAAAAGCCAACAGGGAGTGTTTGTGGACGTTTTGTAAAAGACCAACTTGAGCGGAATATCACAGTACCAACTAAACGTATTCCTTGGCTGCGCTACTTCTTTCAGTTTACATTGCCAGCTTTTCTGTTTTCTCTGAAAGCAACTGGGCAGAAAGTGGAACGTGTTGAAAAGATTAGCATTGTTCATAGTAAAACTGATTCACCCATTAATAAACTCAGTCAGGAGGTTACACGAGATAAGCTGCAATACGATACAGTGAGAAATGATATGGCATTAACGTCAGCGTTACAGGGTATTGCAGGAGGAGTAATGGTTATACATAATCCGAAAAGAACTAAAAAAGCAATTCCATTAATCAGTAATGCAAAACAAGATACAGCCTTTAATCAATTTAGTGTATATCCTAATCCTGCACGATCAAATGGTACAGTTACTATCGATTGCAAAAAGTTGGCAAGAGGAGCGTACTCTATGCAAATCGTAGCCATCGAGGGAAGACCGGTATATACAAAGCAGCTGGAGCTGGAACAAAAGGGAGGATTGCTACGTACCGAATTACCTGCACTTACACCTGGCCAATATGTTATCACCCTCACGAGTATTGATTCTAAGAAAGTATTTACCGAAAAGATTCAAGTATTATAA
- a CDS encoding T9SS type A sorting domain-containing protein: MKKFNLTIPKPCHENWDQMTPEDKGRFCGSCQKTVVDFTNMSDRELAAFFKKSVGSVCGRFHQDQLNREITVPKKRIPWLRYFFHIAWPAFIVMLKSCGPKDRVVGDVVPDISLSNGGAKENLTTIVTMGMPLSVPEENIPPPPVAGKVVASEEFCAFSGITGDVVFAPIDSVEGIDTTAYVLYEDCFGIGVEIDSAVVADTTISNYDQDGIDTIISVAPIKTDKEPAAHLVTDTNESEVHSVIAYPNPSRAGSILNLKFAEKEFTPVSIQLLTSGGQRVVHKMLGKSDYSMPCTLQLPSNLTSGIYFIQVLYANGSKDKATVMVSQ; the protein is encoded by the coding sequence ATGAAGAAATTCAACCTTACTATACCCAAGCCTTGCCATGAAAACTGGGACCAGATGACGCCAGAAGATAAGGGCCGCTTTTGTGGTTCTTGTCAGAAAACGGTAGTTGATTTTACGAATATGAGTGACCGTGAGTTAGCCGCTTTCTTTAAGAAATCAGTTGGTTCAGTATGTGGCCGGTTTCACCAGGATCAATTGAATCGCGAGATCACTGTTCCAAAGAAGCGCATCCCCTGGCTGCGTTACTTCTTCCATATTGCCTGGCCAGCGTTTATTGTGATGTTGAAGTCGTGTGGGCCTAAAGACCGCGTGGTGGGAGATGTAGTTCCAGATATTTCATTATCTAATGGCGGTGCAAAAGAAAATCTAACTACGATTGTGACGATGGGCATGCCGCTTTCAGTACCAGAAGAAAATATCCCACCTCCACCTGTTGCTGGTAAAGTAGTGGCCTCAGAAGAGTTTTGCGCATTTAGTGGAATTACCGGTGATGTTGTTTTTGCACCAATTGATTCTGTGGAAGGAATTGACACTACTGCATATGTGTTGTATGAAGATTGTTTTGGAATAGGTGTTGAAATAGATTCTGCTGTTGTAGCAGATACCACTATAAGCAATTATGATCAAGATGGCATTGATACGATTATTTCTGTTGCACCGATTAAAACTGATAAGGAACCGGCAGCCCATTTGGTAACGGATACAAATGAATCTGAAGTTCATTCAGTAATCGCCTACCCCAATCCTTCACGCGCTGGTAGTATCTTGAATCTAAAGTTTGCAGAGAAGGAATTTACACCAGTATCTATACAATTACTGACATCTGGCGGCCAACGGGTGGTACATAAAATGTTGGGGAAGTCTGACTATTCAATGCCTTGTACACTTCAATTGCCCTCCAATCTAACCAGTGGTATTTATTTTATTCAGGTACTGTATGCAAATGGTTCTAAAGACAAAGCAACAGTGATGGTGAGTCAGTAG
- the xerD gene encoding site-specific tyrosine recombinase XerD, translating to MWLPYKKGFKAYLQLERSLANNSIEAYLNDIEKLTTFLEDQQLAKTPDQVTLADLQKFIKWIAELGMTQSSQARIISGIRTFYKFCLLEDISKKDPSTLLEAPKLVRHLPDTLSFEEIELLISQVDLSTPEGGRNKAILETLYSCGLRVSEVVNLKISQLFLDVGFIRVIGKGNKERLVPIGSDAIKYIGIYREHIRNTIKPKSGEEDILFLNRRGSRLTRVMIFLIIKDLAAKAELKKTISPHTFRHSFATHLVEGGADLRAVQEMLGHESITTTEIYTHLDREYLRKTLENYHPAFTNK from the coding sequence ATGTGGTTGCCCTATAAAAAAGGATTTAAAGCTTATCTGCAGCTGGAGCGTTCGCTGGCCAATAATTCTATTGAGGCCTATTTGAACGACATAGAGAAGCTGACTACTTTTTTAGAAGACCAGCAGTTGGCAAAAACACCCGACCAGGTAACCCTTGCTGATTTACAGAAATTCATTAAATGGATTGCAGAGCTGGGTATGACGCAAAGCTCACAAGCCCGTATCATTTCAGGTATCCGCACGTTTTATAAATTCTGTTTACTGGAAGATATTTCCAAGAAAGACCCCAGCACTTTATTGGAAGCACCTAAGCTGGTACGCCACCTACCCGATACACTTTCCTTTGAAGAGATTGAACTGCTCATTTCACAAGTTGATCTAAGCACTCCTGAAGGCGGACGTAATAAGGCTATTTTGGAAACACTGTATAGCTGCGGACTTCGTGTAAGCGAGGTCGTTAACTTAAAAATATCACAGTTGTTTTTAGATGTAGGCTTTATCCGTGTAATTGGTAAAGGCAACAAAGAGCGGCTGGTGCCTATTGGTAGCGATGCCATCAAATACATTGGCATTTACCGGGAGCATATCCGCAATACTATAAAACCAAAGTCGGGTGAAGAAGATATACTTTTCCTCAACCGCAGAGGAAGCCGGCTAACGCGAGTAATGATCTTCCTGATCATTAAAGACCTGGCAGCAAAAGCCGAATTGAAGAAAACCATCTCACCCCACACCTTCCGCCATTCCTTTGCTACGCACCTGGTAGAAGGTGGCGCCGACTTGCGTGCGGTGCAGGAAATGCTGGGACATGAAAGCATTACTACTACAGAGATCTACACACACCTGGATCGTGAATATCTACGCAAGACATTAGAGAATTATCATCCGGCTTTTACCAATAAGTAA
- a CDS encoding YkgJ family cysteine cluster protein: MSNYLKKFNLSVIQSRSRLRRFLTKLEKQPPKTLDLIAEEVDKEVWAETNCLACSNCCRNMTPTYTFQDIKRIATHFRMSISDFKAKWLYKNKQGEWMNVSQPCQFLDLKTNMCSIYAIRPQDCADFPHLTKKKMVDYMHVHKQNVQYCPATFKMVEKMMERVGILR, encoded by the coding sequence ATGTCGAATTATCTTAAGAAGTTCAACCTGAGTGTGATCCAGAGCCGTTCCCGCCTGCGTCGTTTCTTAACTAAGCTGGAGAAGCAACCACCTAAGACATTAGACCTGATAGCGGAAGAAGTGGATAAGGAGGTATGGGCAGAAACCAATTGCCTGGCCTGTTCTAACTGCTGCCGTAATATGACACCTACTTATACCTTCCAGGACATAAAGCGGATAGCCACCCATTTTAGAATGAGCATTAGTGACTTTAAAGCCAAGTGGCTGTACAAGAACAAGCAAGGCGAGTGGATGAATGTCAGCCAACCCTGCCAGTTCCTGGACCTAAAGACCAATATGTGTTCTATCTATGCCATCCGGCCACAAGACTGTGCCGACTTCCCCCACCTAACGAAAAAGAAGATGGTGGATTATATGCATGTGCACAAACAAAATGTACAGTATTGTCCGGCTACGTTTAAGATGGTAGAGAAGATGATGGAAAGGGTAGGAATACTTAGGTGA
- a CDS encoding XAC2610-related protein, whose amino-acid sequence MRKGYSRRLFYPTLLFLFSSLVVGQSYGQTSLQKKQAQTIISHLKSGDGNYEYRVGARDTLMDLNGDGYKDLLIEYYADSGTGLKNRVTVYLYDNIKKKFKPCEQLSSLANPTFYFDKKIVVGYYVGNGGGDATKLKWKGHRLDTLEHIDIDITIPDKVAIYTLTSTNYQTKKTSVKTLQVMALPKEYNYWSYQPLIKLETP is encoded by the coding sequence ATGCGAAAAGGCTATTCAAGGAGACTGTTTTACCCTACGTTATTATTCTTGTTTTCTTCACTTGTAGTTGGGCAGTCTTATGGGCAAACATCACTTCAGAAAAAGCAGGCTCAAACAATTATTTCCCATTTAAAAAGCGGTGATGGCAATTATGAATACCGGGTAGGGGCCAGGGATACACTAATGGATTTAAATGGAGACGGTTATAAAGACCTCTTAATTGAGTACTATGCCGACTCTGGAACAGGCCTGAAAAATAGGGTTACTGTTTATTTATACGACAACATAAAGAAAAAGTTTAAGCCATGCGAACAGTTAAGCTCCTTAGCTAATCCTACTTTTTACTTTGACAAAAAAATAGTTGTAGGATACTATGTAGGAAATGGTGGCGGTGATGCTACCAAACTAAAATGGAAGGGGCACCGGTTAGACACCTTAGAACATATTGATATTGACATTACCATCCCTGACAAAGTGGCCATTTACACGTTAACCTCAACCAACTACCAAACTAAAAAGACGTCGGTTAAAACCTTGCAAGTTATGGCCCTACCTAAAGAGTACAACTATTGGTCTTATCAGCCACTAATCAAGTTAGAAACCCCTTAA
- a CDS encoding YraN family protein, giving the protein MALHNTLGKTGEDLADAYFSERGYTLLHRNWRFSHYEIDIIALKEDKLHFIEVKMRSSKIYGHPEEAVTKKKFQYLLNAANEFLHQHPHYRHVQYDILAINQYRNQKPDYFLIEDVYL; this is encoded by the coding sequence ATGGCGTTACACAATACCCTTGGTAAAACGGGAGAAGATCTGGCAGATGCTTATTTTAGTGAAAGAGGCTATACCTTACTGCACCGCAACTGGCGCTTTTCCCACTACGAGATTGATATCATTGCCCTGAAAGAAGATAAGCTGCATTTTATAGAAGTGAAGATGCGATCCTCTAAAATCTATGGCCACCCCGAGGAAGCCGTTACTAAAAAGAAGTTCCAGTACCTGCTTAATGCCGCCAATGAATTCCTGCACCAACATCCCCATTACCGCCATGTGCAGTACGATATCTTAGCTATTAATCAATACCGGAATCAAAAGCCGGATTATTTCTTGATTGAGGATGTGTATCTGTAG